In the Brevundimonas sp. MF30-B genome, GCAGATCACGACCACCCTGCCCAAGGCGAAGGAACTGCGTCCCTTCGTCGAGAAGCTGGTGACCTTGGCCAAGAAGGGCGATCTGCACGCTCGTCGTCAGGCCATCAGCCAGGTCCGCGATGTGCCGCAAGTCGGCAAGCTGTTCGAAACGCTCGGCCCGCGCTACGCCGAACGCAACGGCGGCTATATCCGCATCATGAAGGCCGGCTACCGCCACGGCGACAACGCGCCGATGGCCGTGATCGAGTTCGTCGATCGCGACGCTGACGCCAAGGGCTTGGATTCGGGCCCGGTCGACGCCTTTGAGGGCGACGACGAAGCCTGATCGGCCTCGACGCCGACTGATCTATCAAGGGGCGGCTGGAGCGATCCGGCCGCCTCTTTGCTTGCCGGAAACCCGATGACCGAAGACGCCCGCATCGTTGCGTTCGAACCCCGCCATGCCGAGGCATGGGCCGCATTGAACACCGCCTGGCTGATCGAAGGGGGCTTCGAGATCGAGGCCAAGGATCGCAAGGTCATCGACGATCCGGAGGGCGCGATCCTGGCTCCTGGCGGTCGCATCTTCATAGTCGAGCTAGACGGAGAAGCCGTCGGCTGCTGCGCCCTGATGGCCATGGACGATGGCGGGTTCGAGGTGGCCAAGATGACTGTGACGCCCTCCGCCCGGGGACGAGGGCTGTCGCGTCGGCTGCTGGACGCCTGCGAGGCGGAGGCGCGTGTCCTGGGCGCCCTCAGGCTGTATCTGGAGACCTCCAGCACTCTGACCGTGGCGGGAGGGCTGTACCGCAGCTACGGCTTTGCCGAACTGCCGCCGCGTCCGACGCCTTATGCGCGCGCTGACGTCTTCATGGAGAAGAGGCTGGGCTGACGCCTACTCCTTCGAGAGGTCCTGACGCTGGAACCAGACGAGGGCGGCGAAGAAGGGGATGAAGGTCCATCCCGCCAGGCTGACAATGGCCTTGGCCAGCAT is a window encoding:
- a CDS encoding GNAT family N-acetyltransferase; translated protein: MTEDARIVAFEPRHAEAWAALNTAWLIEGGFEIEAKDRKVIDDPEGAILAPGGRIFIVELDGEAVGCCALMAMDDGGFEVAKMTVTPSARGRGLSRRLLDACEAEARVLGALRLYLETSSTLTVAGGLYRSYGFAELPPRPTPYARADVFMEKRLG
- the rplQ gene encoding 50S ribosomal protein L17, with translation MRHGAAYRKLGRTVSHRQAMFANMAASLIKHEQITTTLPKAKELRPFVEKLVTLAKKGDLHARRQAISQVRDVPQVGKLFETLGPRYAERNGGYIRIMKAGYRHGDNAPMAVIEFVDRDADAKGLDSGPVDAFEGDDEA